A single genomic interval of Ruminococcus sp. NK3A76 harbors:
- a CDS encoding helix-turn-helix transcriptional regulator has protein sequence MYIQRLRDLREDADLNQTQVAKLLFTSQTVYSRYERGVLTIPVEHLLILADFYGVSVDYILGRTNNKQINK, from the coding sequence TTGTATATTCAAAGATTACGGGATTTAAGAGAAGATGCCGACCTTAATCAGACACAAGTTGCAAAACTATTGTTCACAAGCCAGACGGTTTATTCAAGATATGAACGTGGGGTACTGACCATCCCCGTAGAACACCTTCTGATACTCGCAGATTTTTACGGTGTTTCGGTCGATTACATTCTTGGGCGCACAAACAACAAGCAGATAAACAAATAA
- the pth gene encoding aminoacyl-tRNA hydrolase, with protein MSIWDAFERISKKSDSMGKIDYIIVGLGNPGVSYENTRHNAGFIAVSRLEEKLGFKVDRHKFRALVGEVTVAEKRCLVMKPETFMNLSGEAVTEAADFYKIPPENIIVMFDDISLEPGKLRIRRKGSAGGHNGIKSIIECLDSEDFPRIKLGVGSKPHKDYDLADWVLSRFSDDEMKLMQSSADNACKALEYIVSGQTDKAMNEFN; from the coding sequence ATGAGTATTTGGGACGCTTTTGAGAGAATATCAAAAAAATCGGACAGTATGGGTAAAATAGATTATATAATAGTCGGCCTCGGCAATCCGGGTGTGTCATATGAGAATACACGCCATAATGCCGGATTTATCGCAGTTTCACGGCTTGAAGAAAAGCTTGGCTTTAAGGTCGACAGGCATAAGTTCAGAGCATTAGTCGGTGAAGTGACTGTTGCAGAAAAACGCTGCCTTGTGATGAAGCCGGAGACATTTATGAACCTAAGCGGCGAAGCAGTCACAGAAGCAGCTGATTTCTATAAGATACCGCCCGAGAATATAATAGTGATGTTTGACGATATATCCCTCGAACCCGGTAAACTGCGCATCAGGCGTAAAGGCTCGGCAGGAGGTCATAACGGTATCAAGAGTATTATCGAGTGCCTCGACAGCGAGGATTTCCCACGTATTAAGCTCGGTGTTGGCTCAAAACCGCATAAGGACTATGATCTCGCCGACTGGGTGCTCTCACGCTTTTCGGATGATGAGATGAAGCTCATGCAATCATCGGCGGATAATGCCTGCAAGGCGCTTGAATATATCGTTTCCGGTCAGACTGACAAGGCAATGAATGAATTTAACTAA
- the mfd gene encoding transcription-repair coupling factor has protein sequence MNIFDKIFKSLPFCADIDRVVEGGYTPACVTGLSSVHKAQAAMYLGERSKCIILCDDEASATRMANDINELSQQEMAVIFPAKDLNFTYLEGASREYEHRRIGALSAIVSGKASVLICSVEAAMQLTIPASKLIEHTFTLSQGDEISVDELSQRLIGCGYSRCDQVEGAAQFSVRGSIVDIFSVSDKQPFRLELWGDEIDSLCYFDTQTQRRTQSLDCITIAPAAEIICKSDELIDKIHALHSKVRGRLSDKIRSLLERDIDALSSGLTLNNMDKYYNSVYSDRTGVLDYFDSDDICIICEYSNCLEKSKALTIQLREDTKILLEEGVLFNQTADYFSGFELVMKKALDKKALFMDTFMRSHNDMKFKRLINTDCRQTAGWGGDMKMLLEELNTFCDAGYCTVLLAGSEKTLPILVRDLNDSGINAEVLSENSELIPSKVYVRTGCVSGGFEYPDIKCAMLTQMKALDSRKKAKPKRPENSKRINSIADITSGDLVVHSMYGIGRFAGIRNLETNGVKKDYITIKYAGTDVLYVPVTQLDLVSKYVAPGDEERVKLSKLNSMEWSKTKSRVRKAVKDMAEQLTKLYAQRQLAKGIAFSEDTEWQTEFEERFEYTETDDQLRSINEIKQDMQKAVPMDRLLCGDVGFGKTEVALRAAFKCMLDSKQCAILVPTTVLAWQHYQTAVKRFEHFPVKVELLSRFRKPKEQKDILKKLARGEIDLIIGTHRIVQDDVTFKDLGLVIIDEEQRFGVAHKEKFKEKYKNIDVLTLSATPIPRTLNMALSGIRDMSVIEEPPQDRHPVQTYVLEHNDGVIAQAIAKELRRGGQVYYLYNRVETIAHKAAKLSQLLPEARIGIAHGQMNERELSEIWRQLIEHEIDILVCTTIIETGVDVSNVNTLIIENSDRMGLSQLYQLRGRVGRSNKRAFAYFTFTRGKVLTEIAEKRLNAVKEFTQFGSGFHIAMRDLEIRGAGSVLSGHQHGHMEAVGYDMYLRLLSEAMASLKGEAMPHSPEDCLVDIAIDAYIPEKYIESLPQRIDAYRKIALVVTEEDSRDVVDELIDRYGDPPKAVMGLINVALMRNTAARLGIKEISQKGDGIYFYIDSPEVTQITALMTKYKSRVKFNDKQKPYISVTLTKHQKPMVLMNEVIGIMKDNETEA, from the coding sequence ATGAATATATTTGATAAGATCTTTAAAAGCCTGCCGTTCTGTGCCGATATCGACAGGGTTGTTGAAGGCGGCTATACTCCTGCCTGTGTGACAGGCCTTTCTTCTGTCCATAAGGCGCAGGCTGCTATGTACCTCGGTGAGAGATCGAAGTGTATTATCCTGTGTGATGATGAAGCCTCCGCTACCAGAATGGCTAATGATATAAACGAGCTCTCACAGCAGGAAATGGCAGTGATTTTCCCTGCAAAGGACTTGAACTTTACATACCTCGAAGGTGCATCAAGGGAATATGAGCACCGCCGTATCGGCGCATTGTCAGCTATCGTCAGCGGCAAAGCAAGTGTTCTGATATGTTCAGTTGAAGCAGCTATGCAGCTTACTATCCCTGCATCTAAGCTCATCGAGCATACATTTACCCTGTCTCAGGGCGATGAGATATCTGTAGATGAGCTCTCACAGCGGCTTATCGGCTGCGGCTATTCTCGCTGCGATCAGGTCGAGGGCGCTGCACAGTTTTCTGTAAGAGGTTCTATAGTTGATATTTTCTCAGTATCAGATAAACAGCCTTTCCGTCTTGAACTCTGGGGCGATGAGATAGATTCACTTTGCTATTTCGATACACAGACCCAGCGCCGCACTCAGTCGCTTGACTGCATCACTATAGCACCGGCCGCCGAGATAATCTGTAAAAGCGATGAACTTATAGACAAGATACACGCCCTTCATTCAAAAGTCAGAGGAAGGCTTTCGGATAAGATAAGATCACTTCTTGAACGTGATATCGACGCTCTGAGCAGCGGCCTTACTCTGAATAATATGGATAAGTACTACAACTCCGTCTATAGCGACAGGACAGGTGTACTTGATTATTTTGATAGCGATGATATCTGTATCATATGCGAGTATTCTAACTGCCTTGAAAAATCAAAGGCACTTACAATACAGCTTCGTGAGGATACAAAGATACTTCTTGAAGAGGGCGTGCTTTTTAACCAGACAGCAGATTATTTCTCAGGCTTTGAGCTTGTCATGAAAAAAGCTCTCGATAAAAAAGCTCTTTTTATGGATACCTTTATGAGAAGCCATAATGATATGAAATTCAAAAGGCTGATCAATACCGACTGCCGCCAGACAGCTGGCTGGGGCGGCGATATGAAAATGCTTCTTGAAGAACTGAATACCTTCTGTGATGCAGGTTACTGTACTGTGCTCCTTGCCGGAAGTGAAAAGACGCTTCCTATACTTGTCCGTGACCTTAATGACAGCGGCATAAACGCTGAAGTATTATCAGAAAACAGCGAACTTATCCCTTCAAAGGTGTATGTAAGAACAGGCTGCGTTTCAGGCGGTTTTGAATATCCCGATATCAAGTGTGCCATGCTCACACAGATGAAAGCTCTCGATTCAAGAAAAAAAGCAAAGCCCAAACGCCCTGAAAACAGCAAGCGTATCAACAGTATCGCTGATATCACATCTGGCGACCTTGTAGTTCATTCAATGTATGGTATTGGCCGGTTTGCAGGCATTCGTAATCTGGAGACAAACGGCGTCAAAAAGGATTATATCACTATAAAATACGCCGGTACTGATGTTTTATATGTTCCTGTAACACAGCTTGACCTTGTTTCAAAGTATGTTGCCCCGGGTGACGAGGAAAGAGTCAAGCTCAGCAAGCTCAATTCAATGGAATGGAGCAAGACGAAATCCCGTGTACGCAAGGCTGTTAAGGATATGGCCGAACAGCTCACTAAGCTGTATGCTCAGAGACAGCTTGCTAAAGGTATAGCATTTTCCGAGGATACCGAATGGCAGACAGAGTTTGAGGAAAGATTTGAATATACCGAGACTGACGATCAGCTTCGTTCGATAAATGAGATAAAGCAGGATATGCAGAAGGCCGTGCCTATGGACAGGCTGCTTTGCGGCGATGTCGGCTTCGGTAAAACAGAAGTCGCTCTGAGAGCTGCATTTAAGTGTATGCTTGATTCTAAGCAGTGCGCTATACTTGTGCCGACTACCGTTCTTGCATGGCAGCATTATCAGACAGCTGTCAAGCGATTTGAGCATTTCCCTGTGAAAGTCGAGCTGCTTTCACGTTTCAGAAAGCCCAAAGAGCAGAAGGATATCCTCAAAAAGCTCGCAAGGGGAGAGATAGACCTTATAATAGGAACTCACCGTATAGTTCAGGACGATGTGACTTTTAAAGACCTCGGGCTTGTTATAATCGACGAGGAGCAGCGCTTCGGTGTGGCTCATAAGGAGAAATTCAAGGAGAAATATAAGAATATAGATGTTCTTACCCTTTCAGCAACACCTATTCCGAGAACTCTCAATATGGCTCTGTCGGGTATCCGTGATATGTCTGTAATCGAAGAACCGCCGCAGGACAGACACCCTGTCCAGACCTATGTTCTTGAACACAATGACGGTGTTATAGCTCAGGCAATAGCCAAGGAGCTCCGCCGTGGAGGACAGGTGTATTACCTCTATAACAGAGTTGAGACTATAGCTCATAAAGCCGCAAAGCTCTCGCAGCTTCTCCCGGAAGCAAGAATTGGTATCGCACACGGTCAGATGAACGAGCGTGAGCTATCAGAGATTTGGCGTCAGCTTATCGAGCACGAGATAGATATTCTCGTATGTACGACTATTATCGAGACAGGTGTCGATGTGTCTAATGTCAACACGCTGATAATAGAGAATTCTGACAGAATGGGTCTTTCACAGCTTTATCAGCTTAGGGGCAGGGTAGGGCGCTCAAATAAGAGAGCTTTTGCTTACTTTACATTTACAAGGGGCAAGGTGCTTACCGAGATAGCTGAAAAGCGCCTGAACGCTGTTAAAGAGTTTACACAGTTCGGTTCAGGCTTCCATATTGCTATGCGTGACCTTGAGATAAGAGGTGCAGGCTCAGTCCTCAGCGGACATCAGCACGGGCATATGGAGGCAGTCGGCTATGATATGTACCTACGCTTGCTGAGTGAAGCTATGGCATCACTTAAGGGCGAGGCTATGCCTCATTCACCTGAGGATTGTCTTGTGGATATAGCTATTGATGCATATATCCCCGAAAAGTATATAGAGAGCCTGCCGCAGAGGATAGATGCTTACCGAAAGATAGCTCTTGTCGTGACTGAGGAAGACAGCAGAGATGTAGTAGATGAGCTTATCGACCGCTACGGAGACCCGCCAAAGGCTGTTATGGGGCTTATAAATGTAGCACTGATGCGAAATACAGCCGCCAGACTGGGTATCAAGGAAATATCACAGAAAGGCGACGGCATCTATTTCTATATCGACAGCCCTGAGGTAACACAGATAACAGCGCTTATGACAAAGTATAAGAGCCGTGTTAAATTCAACGATAAGCAAAAGCCTTATATCTCTGTCACACTTACAAAGCATCAGAAGCCTATGGTGCTGATGAATGAAGTCATAGGTATTATGAAGGACAATGAGACTGAGGCGTAA
- the ppdK gene encoding pyruvate, phosphate dikinase, translated as MAKKYCYLFSEGNANMRELLGGKGANLAEMTNIGLPVPQGFTITTEACTQYYEDGGISDEIMAEINEYIVKMEDITGKKFGDKENPLLVSVRSGARASMPGMMDTILNLGLNETVVETIAAKSGNARWAWDCYRRFIQMYSDVVMEVGKKYFEELIDEMKEKKGVKQDVELDANDLKELAGQFKAEYKAKIGNDFPDDPKEQLMGAIKAVFRSWDNPRANVYRRDNDIPFSWGTAVNVQSMAFGNMGDDCGTGVAFTRDPATGEKKLMGEFLTNAQGEDVVAGVRTPMPISQMAETFPEAFEQFKNVCKTLEDHYRDMQDMEFTVENRKLYMLQTRNGKRTAQAALKIACDLVDEGMRSEQEAVAMIDPRNLDTLLHPQFDAKALKAATPIGKGLGASPGAACGKIVFTADDAVEWAERGEKVVLVRLETSPEDITGMKAAQGILTVRGGMTSHAAVVARGMGECCVSGCGDIKMDEANKKFELGGKTYVEGDYISIDGTTGNIYGEIIPTVDAQIAGEFGRIMEWADKYRKLKVRTNADTPADAKKARELGAEGIGLCRTEHMFFEADRIAAFREMICSDTVEQREAALAKIEPMQQSDFEALYEALEGNPVTIRFLDPPLHEFVPTEEADIKALADAQGKSVEDIKALIDSLHEFNPMMGHRGCRLAVTYPEIAKMQTAAVIKAAINVQKKHPDWTVKPEIMIPLVGDVKELKFVKKVVVETADAVIAEAGADLKYEVGTMIEIPRAALTADEIAANADFFCFGTNDLTQMTYGFSRDDAGKFLGAYYDKKIFENDPFAKLDQTGVGKLMEMAIKLGKPVNPKLHCGICGEHGGDPTSVEFCHKIGLDYVSCSPFRVPIARLAAAQAAIAEAK; from the coding sequence ATGGCAAAGAAGTATTGTTATCTTTTCTCAGAAGGCAATGCAAACATGAGAGAGCTTCTCGGCGGTAAGGGCGCAAACCTCGCTGAGATGACAAACATCGGCCTCCCTGTTCCTCAGGGCTTCACTATCACAACAGAGGCTTGCACTCAGTATTATGAGGATGGCGGCATCAGTGATGAGATCATGGCTGAGATCAATGAGTATATCGTAAAGATGGAGGATATCACCGGCAAGAAGTTCGGCGATAAGGAAAATCCGCTCCTCGTTTCTGTACGTTCCGGCGCAAGAGCATCTATGCCCGGTATGATGGATACAATCCTTAACCTCGGTCTTAATGAGACTGTTGTTGAGACTATCGCTGCTAAGTCCGGTAATGCAAGATGGGCTTGGGACTGCTATAGAAGATTTATCCAGATGTATTCTGACGTTGTTATGGAAGTTGGTAAGAAGTACTTTGAAGAGCTTATCGACGAGATGAAGGAGAAGAAGGGCGTTAAGCAGGACGTAGAGCTCGACGCTAACGATCTTAAGGAGCTTGCCGGCCAGTTCAAGGCTGAGTATAAGGCTAAGATCGGCAATGACTTCCCGGACGATCCTAAGGAGCAGCTAATGGGCGCTATCAAGGCTGTATTCCGTTCATGGGATAACCCGAGAGCTAACGTATACAGAAGAGATAACGATATCCCGTTCAGCTGGGGTACTGCTGTTAACGTTCAGTCAATGGCATTCGGTAACATGGGTGATGACTGCGGTACAGGTGTTGCTTTCACAAGAGATCCTGCTACAGGCGAGAAGAAGCTCATGGGCGAGTTCCTGACAAACGCACAGGGCGAGGACGTTGTTGCTGGCGTTCGTACTCCTATGCCTATCTCTCAGATGGCTGAGACATTCCCTGAGGCTTTCGAGCAGTTCAAGAATGTCTGCAAGACACTTGAGGATCACTACAGAGATATGCAGGATATGGAGTTCACTGTTGAGAACAGAAAGCTCTATATGCTCCAGACAAGAAACGGTAAGAGAACTGCACAGGCTGCTCTTAAGATCGCTTGCGACCTCGTTGATGAGGGCATGAGAAGCGAGCAGGAAGCTGTTGCAATGATCGACCCCAGAAACCTCGATACACTTCTCCACCCGCAGTTCGATGCTAAGGCTCTCAAGGCTGCTACACCTATCGGCAAGGGTCTCGGCGCTTCACCTGGTGCTGCTTGCGGTAAGATCGTATTCACAGCTGACGATGCTGTTGAGTGGGCTGAAAGAGGCGAGAAGGTAGTTCTCGTAAGACTTGAGACATCCCCTGAGGATATCACAGGTATGAAGGCTGCTCAGGGTATCCTCACAGTTCGTGGCGGTATGACATCTCACGCAGCAGTTGTTGCTCGTGGTATGGGTGAGTGCTGCGTTTCCGGCTGCGGCGACATCAAGATGGACGAAGCTAACAAGAAGTTCGAGCTCGGCGGCAAGACATACGTTGAGGGCGACTACATCTCTATAGACGGTACAACAGGTAACATCTACGGCGAGATCATTCCTACAGTTGACGCTCAGATCGCTGGCGAGTTCGGCAGGATCATGGAGTGGGCTGACAAGTACAGGAAGCTCAAGGTTAGAACAAATGCTGATACTCCTGCTGACGCTAAGAAGGCAAGAGAGCTCGGCGCAGAGGGTATAGGCCTTTGCCGTACAGAGCATATGTTCTTTGAGGCTGACAGAATCGCAGCATTCAGAGAGATGATCTGCTCCGATACAGTTGAGCAGAGAGAAGCTGCACTCGCTAAGATCGAGCCTATGCAGCAGAGCGACTTCGAGGCTCTCTATGAAGCACTCGAGGGTAATCCTGTTACAATCAGATTCCTGGATCCTCCGCTCCATGAGTTCGTTCCTACTGAAGAGGCTGACATAAAGGCACTCGCAGATGCACAGGGCAAGAGTGTTGAGGATATCAAGGCTCTCATCGATTCTCTCCACGAGTTCAACCCGATGATGGGTCACCGTGGCTGCCGTCTTGCAGTTACATATCCTGAGATCGCTAAGATGCAGACAGCTGCTGTTATCAAGGCTGCTATCAACGTTCAGAAGAAGCATCCTGACTGGACAGTTAAGCCTGAGATCATGATCCCGCTCGTAGGCGATGTTAAGGAGCTCAAGTTCGTTAAGAAGGTAGTAGTTGAGACTGCTGACGCTGTTATAGCTGAGGCTGGTGCTGACCTTAAGTATGAGGTTGGTACAATGATCGAGATCCCGAGAGCTGCTCTTACAGCTGACGAGATCGCTGCTAACGCTGACTTCTTCTGCTTCGGTACTAACGACCTTACACAGATGACATACGGCTTCTCCAGAGACGATGCTGGTAAGTTCCTCGGCGCTTACTATGATAAGAAGATCTTCGAGAACGATCCTTTCGCTAAGCTCGATCAGACTGGCGTTGGTAAGCTCATGGAGATGGCTATCAAGCTCGGTAAGCCTGTAAATCCTAAACTTCACTGCGGTATCTGCGGCGAGCACGGCGGCGACCCGACATCTGTTGAGTTCTGCCACAAGATCGGTCTTGACTATGTATCTTGCTCACCGTTCAGAGTTCCGATTGCAAGACTTGCTGCTGCTCAGGCTGCTATCGCAGAGGCTAAGTAA
- a CDS encoding DUF4303 domain-containing protein, protein MTNEKLTKLMIEGIKTAISHVLEEYGEEDIYILSLQADNHSTPDGDYTLTFYVNIEENHAQNMVDPCDDPWYYRFCEYEWYVIADSPEYFDKALEYINSADDEVDGDDVYECIVQAVVKLREECYYESVFPHFVFFSVEALEYFEPDDIIDMVVRMNGKENCKDYIENSEAFL, encoded by the coding sequence ATGACTAACGAGAAACTGACCAAGCTTATGATCGAAGGAATAAAAACAGCTATATCCCATGTTCTTGAAGAATACGGCGAGGAAGATATTTATATCCTCTCGCTCCAGGCTGATAACCATTCGACTCCCGACGGAGATTATACGCTTACGTTTTATGTGAATATAGAAGAAAACCATGCTCAGAATATGGTAGACCCCTGTGACGACCCTTGGTATTATCGTTTCTGCGAATATGAGTGGTATGTAATTGCTGATTCTCCTGAGTATTTTGATAAAGCACTTGAATACATCAATTCTGCTGATGATGAAGTTGACGGCGATGATGTATATGAGTGTATTGTGCAGGCAGTTGTAAAACTGCGTGAAGAATGCTATTATGAATCGGTTTTTCCGCACTTTGTTTTCTTCTCGGTAGAAGCACTGGAGTATTTTGAACCTGATGATATCATTGATATGGTAGTCAGAATGAACGGAAAAGAAAACTGCAAGGATTATATCGAAAATTCAGAAGCATTTCTCTAA
- a CDS encoding flavodoxin family protein translates to MKILVLNGSPKREKSDTMHITRAFLDGMKESAPQEIRTVDIIDKHIEYCTGCFSCKRNGVKCIHNDDMKVLLDSFTESDLVLFSFPLYAYGMPAPLKAFIDRTMPLSTLAMKKQGDRYVHIRQTDISKQRFMMICGCGFPNSKQNFEPAVMQFRLMFPSSNTIITIPESPMFNAPEAAEVTIPRLELVKQAGIQYAENGMIDDDLFAKICSPMIPEDIYADICNREQ, encoded by the coding sequence ATGAAGATACTGGTCTTAAACGGCAGCCCAAAGCGTGAAAAGAGCGATACGATGCACATTACCAGGGCATTTCTTGACGGAATGAAAGAATCAGCGCCGCAGGAAATACGGACAGTCGATATTATTGACAAGCATATAGAATACTGCACCGGCTGTTTTTCCTGCAAGCGCAATGGCGTAAAGTGTATACACAATGATGATATGAAGGTGCTCCTGGATAGTTTTACAGAGAGTGATCTTGTGCTGTTCAGTTTTCCACTTTATGCTTACGGTATGCCTGCGCCGCTGAAAGCATTTATTGACCGTACAATGCCGCTTTCGACTTTAGCTATGAAAAAGCAAGGCGACAGATATGTTCATATAAGGCAGACTGACATTTCAAAGCAGCGATTTATGATGATATGCGGCTGCGGCTTTCCGAACAGCAAGCAGAATTTTGAGCCGGCTGTTATGCAGTTCAGGCTGATGTTTCCAAGCAGTAATACTATCATTACTATACCGGAAAGCCCGATGTTTAATGCACCCGAAGCAGCAGAAGTGACGATTCCGAGGTTAGAGCTTGTAAAACAGGCCGGGATTCAGTATGCTGAGAATGGAATGATAGATGACGATCTGTTTGCGAAAATTTGCTCACCGATGATACCGGAAGATATATATGCAGATATTTGCAACAGAGAACAGTAA
- a CDS encoding helix-turn-helix domain-containing protein, with the protein MDQTKTGELIKRFRSELGLTQKELAERINVSDKAVSKWERGNGCPDISLLSALADVFGTDIQVLLNGEVNKNESEVGNMKKMRFYVCKECGNIVTATSDAAITCCGSKLSPLEPKKAEENERLSVEDIGGELYISSEHPMTKEHYISFIAYQSDSSIMMFKQYPEWNVQLTMPLFRYGRLVWFCTQCGLLYQDIRPNRR; encoded by the coding sequence ATGGATCAGACAAAGACAGGTGAGCTTATAAAGCGTTTCAGGAGTGAGCTCGGGCTGACACAGAAAGAGCTTGCAGAGCGAATAAACGTCAGCGACAAGGCTGTATCAAAGTGGGAGCGTGGAAACGGCTGCCCTGATATATCTTTACTTTCGGCATTAGCTGATGTATTTGGGACTGATATTCAGGTACTGCTTAATGGCGAGGTAAACAAAAATGAAAGCGAGGTGGGAAACATGAAGAAAATGAGATTCTATGTATGCAAAGAATGCGGCAATATAGTGACTGCAACATCAGATGCTGCCATAACCTGCTGCGGAAGCAAACTCTCCCCTCTTGAACCTAAAAAGGCTGAGGAAAATGAGCGGCTTAGCGTTGAGGATATCGGCGGCGAGTTATACATTTCATCGGAGCACCCTATGACAAAGGAGCATTATATTTCGTTCATCGCATATCAGAGCGACAGCAGTATAATGATGTTCAAGCAATACCCGGAATGGAATGTACAGCTGACCATGCCTTTATTCAGATACGGACGGCTGGTATGGTTCTGCACACAGTGCGGTCTGCTCTATCAGGACATTCGCCCGAACAGGAGATGA
- a CDS encoding GNAT family N-acetyltransferase encodes MKELRFRDYYEKMLDLLSLELNCDPSDLCSEENTLTLPEYKEGRRRYHPGVPFLQMATAGRGAVFSADGQIHDFLRELVKDKEGHRLFELGDLAKIDTELRKYGWELHPTHHMFLPCRQTETDGRFKVKWFFDDEIKPFYGDDRFPNAICYPQPNPGTPDRMIVCAYDGDKIMGMSGCSEDSPGWFQIGIDVLPEYQSRGLGSYLVALVKNKVIECGGIPFYGTATANVFSQSIAINSGFRQAWVETDAKPIGIE; translated from the coding sequence ATGAAAGAACTGAGATTCAGAGATTATTACGAAAAAATGCTCGACCTGCTATCGCTTGAGCTGAACTGTGACCCCTCCGACCTTTGTTCAGAGGAAAACACCCTCACACTGCCAGAGTATAAGGAAGGCAGGCGCAGATATCACCCCGGAGTGCCGTTTTTGCAGATGGCTACGGCGGGCAGGGGAGCCGTCTTCTCCGCCGACGGGCAGATACACGATTTCCTGCGGGAACTGGTGAAAGACAAAGAGGGGCACCGTCTTTTCGAGCTGGGCGATCTCGCAAAGATAGACACGGAACTGAGAAAATACGGCTGGGAGCTTCACCCCACGCACCATATGTTCCTGCCATGCCGCCAAACGGAGACGGACGGGCGATTCAAGGTGAAGTGGTTCTTTGACGACGAGATAAAGCCCTTCTATGGCGACGACCGCTTCCCCAATGCCATATGCTACCCCCAGCCCAATCCCGGCACCCCCGACCGCATGATAGTATGTGCTTACGACGGCGATAAGATCATGGGAATGTCCGGCTGCTCCGAGGACAGCCCCGGCTGGTTCCAGATCGGAATTGACGTGCTCCCCGAGTACCAATCTCGTGGCTTGGGTTCCTACCTCGTGGCCCTCGTAAAAAACAAGGTAATCGAGTGCGGCGGTATACCATTTTACGGCACTGCCACTGCCAACGTCTTCTCCCAGAGCATAGCCATCAACAGTGGTTTCCGTCAGGCCTGGGTCGAGACTGACGCTAAACCTATAGGAATTGAGTGA
- the tyrS gene encoding tyrosine--tRNA ligase: MTVFEELKRRGLLAQLTDEEEIKELINTGKATFYIGFDPTADSLHVGHFMALCLMKRLQMAGNKPIALIGGGTGMIGDPSGKTDMRKMLTKETIEHNVACFKKQMSRFIDFSDNKAMVVNNADWLLDLNYVDVLREVGACFSVNKMLAAECYKQRMEKGLSFLEFNYMIMQSYDFYKLYQDYGCNMEFGGDDQWSNMLGGTELIRKKLGKDAYAMTITLLLNSEGKKMGKTEKGAVWLDPEKTSPYDFYQYWRNVGDADVIKCLKMLTFVPIEEIEEMEKTMEGAQFNKAKELLAYELTKLVHGEEEANKADAAAKAIFGAGSGDSADMPSTTFKAEELTDNKIGILELLVKTGLAPSNSEGRRLVTQNGIAVNDVKFTDPKGMVDLSEPVIIKKGKKVFHKALIG, from the coding sequence ATGACAGTATTTGAAGAACTCAAAAGAAGAGGCCTTTTAGCCCAGCTGACTGATGAGGAGGAGATAAAGGAGCTTATCAACACAGGTAAGGCAACTTTCTATATCGGCTTTGACCCTACAGCAGACAGCCTTCATGTAGGCCACTTTATGGCACTCTGCCTAATGAAAAGACTTCAGATGGCAGGCAACAAGCCGATAGCTCTTATCGGCGGCGGTACAGGTATGATAGGTGACCCCTCCGGCAAGACTGATATGAGAAAGATGCTCACAAAGGAAACTATCGAGCACAATGTTGCCTGCTTCAAAAAGCAGATGAGCCGCTTTATCGACTTTTCTGATAATAAGGCTATGGTAGTAAACAACGCCGACTGGCTTTTAGACCTCAACTATGTAGATGTTCTGCGAGAGGTAGGCGCTTGCTTCTCGGTAAACAAGATGCTTGCTGCTGAATGCTACAAGCAGAGAATGGAGAAGGGTCTTTCCTTCCTTGAATTCAACTATATGATAATGCAGAGCTACGACTTCTACAAGCTCTATCAGGATTACGGCTGTAATATGGAATTCGGCGGTGACGACCAGTGGAGCAATATGCTCGGCGGTACTGAGCTTATCAGAAAGAAGCTCGGCAAGGACGCTTATGCTATGACTATAACCCTGCTGCTCAACTCCGAGGGCAAGAAAATGGGCAAGACAGAAAAGGGTGCTGTATGGCTCGACCCTGAGAAGACTTCTCCTTACGATTTCTATCAGTACTGGAGAAATGTCGGCGATGCTGACGTTATCAAGTGCCTCAAGATGCTCACATTCGTTCCTATCGAGGAGATAGAGGAAATGGAGAAGACAATGGAGGGCGCACAGTTCAACAAGGCTAAGGAGCTACTTGCATATGAGCTCACAAAGCTCGTACACGGCGAGGAAGAAGCTAACAAGGCTGACGCTGCTGCTAAGGCTATCTTCGGTGCAGGAAGCGGCGACAGTGCTGATATGCCTTCTACCACATTCAAGGCTGAGGAGCTTACAGACAATAAGATAGGTATTCTCGAACTTCTTGTCAAGACAGGCCTTGCACCGTCCAACAGCGAGGGAAGAAGACTTGTAACACAGAACGGTATAGCTGTAAATGATGTGAAGTTTACAGACCCCAAGGGTATGGTTGACCTCAGCGAGCCTGTTATAATCAAAAAGGGCAAAAAGGTCTTCCACAAGGCACTTATAGGCTGA